Genomic window (Oryza sativa Japonica Group chromosome 3, ASM3414082v1):
cgccTCCGGCCTCCCTTCCCCCGCGGGTGTCTCCGGTCCCAAGCGACACCTCTCTCCAAGGTCAGCGGCGATTTCCCCCTCCGTTTTCCgcttccttcctttccttccttgCTAAGCACTGGACTGAGCTCCCTTCTGTGGTGTTCTGCTTGAAATCTTGAATATGCTTCTGTAGGTGAGCAGTGAGTTCTAGTTCCCGGCCAACGAAAGTCAAGCGACCGATAGGGTAGGGGGTTGCGCCGCCGACGATGGACTGCGAGAACGGCGCCGCTGGCGAGGATCGATCCAAGGTTAGCGAGATCCCCATTCCTCCATTGTTCCGTTTTGTGCGGCTGTCTGAGGGTGTCATGCGTCCATGTCCTGTGCTGTGTGCGCGTTTTGGGGGAAATGGCactttgtgtttgtgtgtgtgttggtTAGCAGCATTCTTTTAGCCATGGATTGAACAATGAGCTCCTGCTTCGTAGTACTCACTCCGTCCAAATTATAGAGCGCCCCTTTTTTAGGAAAATCAAACTCGGTAGcttttaactaataataatattaacCATAGCATATCTATGCTAaggattatactccctccgtttcataatgtaagactttctagcattgcccacattcatatagatgttaatgaatttagacacacagacacatctatatgaatgtgggcaatgctagaaagtcttacattatgaaacggagggagtacatgttatattactatattcatattttaaagtactttcatgtgatgctaatttctTATTCGTTGGGAACACGTAtaattttggacggagggagtactatatttaCTAGTAGATCGCTTGAATTGATGATGCCTTCCGCATTTGGTATCTCTGCCGTAAAGGAAAAATAATCCCTTTCCTTTATATATAGTCCGCCAAGGGCCTTCGCCAAGGATATTCTTATTCACTGCtcagagaaaatgaaaaaaaaaaagccatggATTGACCATGCTGTGACCCTGTGAACCCCTTGGCGTCAATGTCTTGGTGGTTATAACAAGCATAATGAAATTAATGATGAATCATGCAGAGAGTGAGATATAATTTGTTCAAATTGTGCAAGTCTAATCCATGGATTTTGCATGCAGTATGCTTGCATCATGTAAACCAAGTATTGAGTTATGCGAGTATTCGAATATGTTTATCACATATGTCCCCATTTTTCATAAATAACTTCCAGTTCGGTGATTGTTGATTCTTACTACCAGGTTGGTGAATTCAAAGAAGAAATCCTGCAACTTGCTGCGCTTGCAAGTCAAGGAGAGGTATACAGTGTTGTAGTAGTCATCTGGAAACAGTTTGGTGGTACAAATTTCAGTGCATCCTATATGTTCTATTCACATACTGCAGCTTGTTTGATTCTAAATGTGCTGTTTATATGACCGTATGGCAGGAAAATTCACGGGCAGAGCTACTGGAGAAGTTCAACAAATGTAACAAAGATACACTCGTTGAACTGATCCGTTCATTTGATATGACTGGTTCAAAAGCTAATAGGAAGGTACGTCAGGCTAATATTTGAGATCTCTTTTACCTTTTGCAATCCTGAGGATTATGTTTCTTCCTCAGGAGGAACTTGTGACAAAATTGATGGAGTTCTTCAAAGTACACTGTCCTGATACTAACAGCGCATACCTTGATAAGGTTCAATTTCTGAACTGCAAGTTAATTTGGTCATGCCAATTTGTGTAAGACTTTTTTCTAGTGCTAATACTCATGTAGTCTCGTTCTCTATCTTTGTGATAACTGATAGCCTATTTTCACCTTCACATGTCTGATTGAACCATATCGACTGTGTCAATGGCATGTGTCAAATGATTAAGAAATAGTTCTCTGGAGAATTATACCCTGCTTCTTAAATGCGTGCGAGTTATACTTTTGGCCTTGGCTGTTATGCATTTATATATGCTTGTATTCTGCCCTGGATATGGGCCTCTAAGCTTATAGATCATTGTGTTGGTGGCTCGGTGCCTTGGTTGTGATGACAAGCATTATGAGACTAGTGTTAAAGTATGCAGAGTATGAGATATGCTTCGTTTTTATTAATGTACATATCATATCTAGGGATTGAGCATGTGGTATGCTGGTGTCATGTAAATAAAGTACTGAGTTATGCCTTTTTTGGAAGCATGTACAGAATTATGTTGTGTACTTATGGACCATGCTTTCCATTGTTTATCTTTTCCTTCTAATTTCAAATCTAGCTATTGAGTATGCAATTATGTTTACATTTTTTGAGTTATGTTGTCGGTTATGGATTATGCCCTAAATCGTATGAAATAAAGGCCTTACAGTTTGGTGACCTTCATTATCAGATAAATGACTTCAAAGAACAAACCCTCCAACTTGCTAGGCTTGCATTTCATGAAGAAGAGGTACATTCGTTTTGGAACAGCTTTGGTAGCATAATTTAGTTTTGTCATTGTTCTTTTATTCATTCATAGAAGATTCTTTGTATATTCCTAAACTTTATGTGGTTGCTGGATAACAGGAAAAATCACAGGCAGAGCTTCTGGAGAAGCTCAACAAATCTAACAAAGATACTATAGTTGAACTTTGCCGTTCATTTGATATCATTGGCTCAAAAGCTAACAGGAAGGTAGCTCCAGTTAAATATTTGAAGTTTCTTTCATTTTATGCAATAATGACATGCAAAAGTACTACCTTTTCTTTTGCAGGAGGAATTAGTAATAATTATGATGGAGTTCTTGAAGGAACACTGTTCTGGGACTGATGCCACAGACCCTGATAAGGTTCAAGTTCTTAAACTGCAAATTAGTTGGCCATGTCTGATGTTTTCTGTAATGCAAATATTTAAATTCCTTTCTCCATCGTAATTGGTAACATGTGTATGATGGTACATGTTAGATTGAAGCCATTGAACCATCTTAGTTGTTTTCTACCCATTACAGAAAACTAAGAAAAGAAGGCGTAAGAATGAAGTTACACATCTATCTGGCAGTAAACCTTTGAAGGTATATCATAGTTGTGTTGTATTTCCTTCTGCAGTCATGTTTGTGACACCAAGCTTCTTTcatatatattgttttctttATTACCAAACTACTGCAGAAAATGAAACTTGATGGAACTTCACTGGAAATTCATGGTGAAGAGGAAGATAGTGGGGCTAAGTATGAGGAGAATATAACAAAATACTCGGAGTGTGACTTGGACGACAACAACAATGAATGTGCTAATAATGAGAAAGGACGATTTCCAAAGAATAAGGCCAGCCTTGAGCCTTCTGAAAGGGTAAATGATGTGCCAAAGAATTTTGTTGGAGCAGCTCCCACTGAAGTTCAAATACTTTCAAATGAACAAGCACTATCTAAGACACCGTTTGCAAAGGTGGTTAGCACCGTTGAAGGAGATAGAACTGACATGAAGACTTCTGGAAAGAAAAATGCTTCTATCACCAAGAAAAAAATGACCTCTAAGACAGATCGCAAGGAAAAATTTTGTGGTATTTTTCTGGAGTCTTTGTTTTCATTTATGCATCTTTGGCTCATTTGTGTTGTCTTGTTTGCATATCTCCATGTTGAAAAAGAActtagaaacacatatgcacCAGTTGCTCAGTTTGTTTTGCATTGTTTGCACATCTACATGTTGAGAAAGCACTTGCTGAAAAAAATTCAGTATTCATGAATGCCCCACATGTATTACTATTTGCTACTGCAAGGTATTTATTACTGCTTTGTCTGTAAAGATTATATTTGAGTTGGATAACTTGTCAATATGGTGGTGCAGAGTTAGCTGTCCTTTTGATAAACCACAAAGGGTACTGTATTGAAATAACTAAAACACAAGTTAAATGTCCACACATTTTTGTTGGTGATAAGGTGGAAACAATGTTTTATAGTACATAAGAACTCTAAACATTGCACTCTCTCTactcataaatatttgacgtttaggacaagatttggtcaaacttttgaaactttgaccatcagtaatttctcattttttttaaaaaaaaaggatggcaATTGAAAAGTATAATAATatcataaacttattttaatataaaattgattGTCAAGATTTTAGAAGTATGACCGAATTGTGTCCtaagcgtcaaatatttatgaccagAGGGAGTAGCCGTAAAGATAGTATAATTCCAGAAACTATGCTGGTACCAGATTATCCAGATAATTAATCATGTCAAGGGTAGCTGGGATGGTTAAAATTGAGTTAAGTAGTGAGTATAAATTGGGTTTTGGATGAACAACAACACGGATGGAGATGTATCAACTGATCAGGTGGGATGGACTAATATAGGGCACTGTAATGCACGCAAACTGAAAACCCATGTTCTTTTCCGGGaaatatttgaatcatacaGTAATGTGCAATATTGTAATGTACTGTGATATTCACTCATATAGTGCTTATGCGCGAAATAAATTGATCAAGAGAGTTGGCGGTAATTCCGACTTtgagatatactccctctgtctcatattataagggattttgagtggatgtgacacattctagttctagtactacgaatctgaacaggcTCAGTGTCCAGATTTCTAGGTTACtactcaaaattccttataatatgggatggagggagtagatagtagtgagcacatatatatactcttgtGTAACTGATTGTGGAGCTTCACCGATAATTCGTCAAACATTGTACTTGattgatacttcctccgtttcatattataagactttctagcattgcccacattcatatatatgttaatgaatctagacatatatatgtgtttggattcattaacatgtatatgaatgtggacaatgctagaaagtcttataatatgaaacggagagagtagtttgATACACAAGATATTAATGATGCATGTTAATCTTTTTATGAAAAATGCGTGAATACTGTGGTTAAAGTTCATGTGCTAGAACACTGTTTCCATGCTGTGAATGAGATAGGGCCACAGATTTACTTCAGTCAACCTTACTTCATGTTATTGTGCAAATCATGTTGTTTTTCTCCACAAGTTGTATAATCTCCAGCTCCTCATTTATAGTCCTTTTCAAAACCTTGTTTCTTTTGTATTCAAAGGTAAACAGATGTACAAAGGAGATGGGAAACCTCGGAAACTGGCAGCAATACCAAACAGGGATGAGCTGAGGCAAGCTGTCTTCTTGATCTTAGATTCTGCAGATTTTGCGACGGTGAGATGCAATATGGTTCACTGTTTTTGTTAATCATGTAGTTCAGTTGTAAGATACAATAATGTTTACATAATTAAAGATTACGGCTGGTAATTCCATTACGTTCTCCCTGTTTCTCATGATCTATTTATTATGTTCCCATTTCAGATGACTTTTGGAGATGTTGTGAAAGAAGTCGGTATGTCTTTATTCGCCACCTTTGTCTTgcactctttcttttctttttttccctgttATCTGGTGATTGGAGATATGTAGCATGTGTTTGGTAGTGGTTCAGAAACTGTGAGACTACCTGGAAATGCTATCTCATTGGTTTACATTCATATCTTCAGACAAATACTTTGGCAAGGATCTCTTTGAGAAAAAGCCACTTATAAGATCCCTGATAGAAGAAGAGCTCTTTAGGCTAGGGGAGGAAGCTGAGAAGAAAGAACTGGAAGAAGAAGCGGCAGAAGTAAAAGCTAGAGCTGAACAAGCTGCGAAGGAAGGGACAAATG
Coding sequences:
- the LOC107276144 gene encoding uncharacterized protein isoform X1, with the translated sequence MDCENGAAGEDRSKVGEFKEEILQLAALASQGEENSRAELLEKFNKCNKDTLVELIRSFDMTGSKANRKEELVTKLMEFFKVHCPDTNSAYLDKINDFKEQTLQLARLAFHEEEEKSQAELLEKLNKSNKDTIVELCRSFDIIGSKANRKEELVIIMMEFLKEHCSGTDATDPDKKTKKRRRKNEVTHLSGSKPLKKMKLDGTSLEIHGEEEDSGAKYEENITKYSECDLDDNNNECANNEKGRFPKNKASLEPSERVNDVPKNFVGAAPTEVQILSNEQALSKTPFAKVVSTVEGDRTDMKTSGKKNASITKKKMTSKTDRKEKFCGKQMYKGDGKPRKLAAIPNRDELRQAVFLILDSADFATMTFGDVVKEVDKYFGKDLFEKKPLIRSLIEEELFRLGEEAEKKELEEEAAEVKARAEQAAKEGTNAGVNSGIDTAEALQVKDGKSEDAAKNKRDNSAENGPKGGVSVEVAENINRSAAAESSQDGRCEHDRENANNGGDFIRDDNAVQDTISGDHVEYSRDGEAERAKMNSNGEAVEAVDGGTEASKGGESADPKDDNNRNGDKSALDIDDRGAEDSHCNKNGENVACVENGKTNEAGNTENGENVVSHDAEKDDKRKDPIQNANPEQTLTDAGDDGKTEDAEHNANTEADVDSCADGTAEN
- the LOC107276144 gene encoding DEK domain-containing chromatin-associated protein 4 isoform X2, translating into MTGSKANRKEELVTKLMEFFKVHCPDTNSAYLDKINDFKEQTLQLARLAFHEEEEKSQAELLEKLNKSNKDTIVELCRSFDIIGSKANRKEELVIIMMEFLKEHCSGTDATDPDKKTKKRRRKNEVTHLSGSKPLKKMKLDGTSLEIHGEEEDSGAKYEENITKYSECDLDDNNNECANNEKGRFPKNKASLEPSERVNDVPKNFVGAAPTEVQILSNEQALSKTPFAKVVSTVEGDRTDMKTSGKKNASITKKKMTSKTDRKEKFCGKQMYKGDGKPRKLAAIPNRDELRQAVFLILDSADFATMTFGDVVKEVDKYFGKDLFEKKPLIRSLIEEELFRLGEEAEKKELEEEAAEVKARAEQAAKEGTNAGVNSGIDTAEALQVKDGKSEDAAKNKRDNSAENGPKGGVSVEVAENINRSAAAESSQDGRCEHDRENANNGGDFIRDDNAVQDTISGDHVEYSRDGEAERAKMNSNGEAVEAVDGGTEASKGGESADPKDDNNRNGDKSALDIDDRGAEDSHCNKNGENVACVENGKTNEAGNTENGENVVSHDAEKDDKRKDPIQNANPEQTLTDAGDDGKTEDAEHNANTEADVDSCADGTAEN